In the Deltaproteobacteria bacterium genome, CAATATGATTCCAAAACCAACGGCGGGAGTATTACCTACAATTATGTTTTCACCCCGAAGAACCGTTTTTTTACAACCGTCACCTATTTTGACAGCGACTACTCCAGAGATTCCCGTCAACTTTCGGAAAATGCCGTTTATGCCGGGATTTCCCCCTTTCTCGAAGAACTCCTTTTCAATTCCGAATTCGACCGTGCCCGGAATACCTCGGCCTATGTCGGCATCACCCATCATTTCTCCCCCACCCTGGAGACCACCCTGTATGCCGGGGCAAGAAAAACGAAGAACACCACGCTCAACCTGCATCTGCAGAAGAGTTTGGGCAATGTTACAATCAGGAATGCCGCCCCGAATACATTCGTTCAGTATGCCGTTACTGATCCCGTCACAGGTGCAACCAACACATATCACCAGCCTTCGGACGCAAAGGGGAACCTCACAATTCCCAATGCCGAGATCACGGCCACGAACGCTTCGGACAGAACCTCCGGGATGGTTTACAATCTCAGCATCACCAAGACCTTCATCTTGTCTACGCTGACCCTCGCTTTTGATCAGGACGTCACCTCGCGGACCACCTACGGCGGGACCTCGGTACGTCAGGGATACAATGTCTCCTACACCTACCGTTTCTCCGACCGCCTCAGCGCCTACGTCAACGGACGTTTTGATAAAAACACCCAGGAGTCAGACGTCAGGAACGATCAGTATAAGACCTATCGTCTTGGGATCGGCGGCAACTTTGCCGTCACCCGGAATTTTTCCACCCGTTTCTCCTGGAACCATACGAAGCAGAAACGGGATCTCCAGGGAACCAAGAGTATTGACAAAACCGGCCGGGACGTTCTGCTCCTCTCCTTCACCTATGCATGGCCGTTGGTCCATTAAGCGGAGGGGGCTCGGCCCATGGATGAAAGCCATCCCCTGTACTACCTTTTGTTGATCGGGGTCCTGTTGCTTCTCTCCGCCTTCTTTTCCGGCTCCGAGACGGCCCTTATGTCTTTCCGGAAAATGCGCTTGAAGCACCTGGTACGGGAAGGCAACAAAAAAGCGGCCCTCGTGGAACAACTCCTCAAGGATACGGACCGCCTGCTGGGAACCCTCCTGGTGGGAAACAATCTGGTAAATGTCGCCGCTTCGGTCCTGACGGGGGCACTCACCGCCCAGGTCCTCGAACCCCGCTTCGGCAAAGAGACGGCCCTGTTCTCCGCGACGGTGATCATGACCTTTCTCCTCCTCATTTTTGCAGAGATCACTCCCAAGACTTACGCCGCCCATCATTCCGAAAGGGTCTCCTTCGGAGCAGCCCGCCCCATCCGGTTTCTTGAATGGCTGTTGGCCCCTCTTGTTTCCCTGGTGACCCGTATCTCGAAATTCCTTCTGCACGCAATCTTCCGGTCCCAGCCGATGAAGGTCCGCATTTCTCCCGAGGAGATCCGCTCGATCATCGCCTACGGAGCCGAAGAAGGGGTCCTGGCAAAGGAAAAAGGCGAGATGCTCCACGGCATCTTCGATATCAGCAAGACGATTGTCCGAGAAGTCATGGTCCCCCGGCCCGACATCATCGCCATCGATATTGAGGAATCGATCGGGGAGATCCTGCAAAAGGTTGTACAATACGGGCACTCCCGCTATCCCGTTTATCAGGATCAGATCGACAAGATCATCGGATTTCTCTTCGTCAAAGACCTGCTCCCCTTCTGGTCCAAACCGGAAGCGTTGCAGCTTCACACGATCCTCCGGCCCCCCTCCTTTGTGCCGGAGACCAAACGGGTGGATCAACTCATCGAAGAGTTTCGCAAGGAAAAACGACAGATCAGCATCGTCGCCGATGAGTACGGCAGTGTCGCGGGCCTCGTCTCCATGGAAGATCTTTTAGAAGAGATTACCGGCGAGATCCAGGATGAATATGATTTGGAGCAGTCAAAGTTTGAACGCCTTTCGAACGGTTCCTGGCTCCTCGACGGCAGCCTCCCCCTGGACGAGGTTTACGAAATCACGAATATCAAACTTCCGGAAGGAGAATACGAGACCATCGCCGGATTTCTCCTCGACATCTTCGGGAAGATCCCGCGGGAAGGAGAGGAAATCTCCTACCGGGAATACCTGATTTCGGCATACAAGATGTCCCGACACCGGATTGTAAAGATCAAGTTCAAGCCGATTGACTAAAAGGGTCCGCCTTGCGGAAAGGTCTTTTCATCTTTTTGTGTTTGCTTCTGCTCCCGATCCGGGCATTCGGTCTGACGGCTGCATCGTCCCGTCCCGAAGATCCACGCATCCTCTTAAACGGAGAGTATTATGATGCCCTTCAGGAAGCCCTCGGACAGGCCCGCCGGGAAATCGTCCTCTCTTTTTTTCTCTTCAAGATTTCCGGCCACGGGAAAAATCGTACGGCACGGATTGAAAAATCCCTGAAAGCGGCCGTCCGGCGGGGTGTCCGTGTCGTCGTTCTCCTGGAAAGGTCGAAATATCGCGACATCACCGACACGAATGAAAAAACCGCCGGGCAACTGAAACGCGGCGGAATCACCGTTTTCTTCGACTCTCCGAAACAGATCACGCACACCAAGGTCGCAATCATCGACCGAACCATCCTTTTTCTCGGCAGCCACAACCTGACGGAGAGCGCACTTCGATTTAACAATGAAGTCTCGATCCGGCTCCACTCACGAAAAGCGGCCCACCGCCTCCTGCAGTACCTCGACCGGATCCATCCGGGCATTCTGGCGCCTCTCCGGAAACCATCCCGGGAATCCCCTTATGAAACTCCCGGACGAAATTCATCTTTACAGGGTTTCGGTTGTCGGATAAAATAATATTAAAACTCTTGTAAACACAGAAAAAATATCCGCCTATGATTCATGACATTCGACTCCACGGCGTTCTGTCCGACGAAATCGAGTATTTCACGACCATCGCCGGAGACGATATCAGCCATCGATATTTCTTTGAGGAGAACACGGATCCGGACTCGGGGCCTTCCATCCGGTTCTTCTCCCACGGGAATGAACTGATTCTGACCCGCCGGGGGATCCGGCACCAAGGAAACGGCGGCAGTTTCTGCGAATATATGTTCGGCGGGGACCAGCCCAAAGAAGACTTGATGCGCAAAGAGGTCTTAAACCGTCTTCTCATGTACGGCGCCGTCACCTCCGACAACGGTGGCGGCATCCGGTTCCTTCCCAAACATCACGGCTTTGACGATTACCGGAAAATATTCTTTGAAGGAAATGCGATCTCCAACTATTTCTTTTTTGTCTTCTTCCAGGACATCCATGATTTCCGGGAACAGCAGGAGACGATCCTGCGAACGATCGGGAAACGGTTGAAACGGTCTCCCTTCGTACGGCGGGGCGATGATTTAAACCTGATCCACGAACTCCTCGCCGAGATGAATCATCCACGGTCTCTGTTCTTTCTCATCCGGGTTCTGAATAAATATCATCAGGCCTTTTACGAACTCTACAGCGAACTCTATCTGAAGAATAAGTCGATCAGCGATGGCGACGCAGAACGACTGCAAGCCCTCGCCACCCATTACCGGATCAATCAGTTTGATCAGGAACGGATGAAAATCGATGTAATCTACAAACACCGGGAGAACAAGCGGATCATCGATGAATACAAGGATGTTTTGATCGAAGGAGAGGAAAATCAGGCCATCAGCAATTCCCAGCGCGCGCGGCTTATCCGCCTCCGGACACTCTGCGTCCGAAACAATATTCCCATCATTCTGCCGAACATCCTCGATGACCTTCTTCTGAAAAACCGGAAGGTCCTGGAAGCCGACGAACCCAAATACATTCAGGAAACCAGGGAAGTGTTCGAAGGGCTCTTTATTCGGGAAGGAAACCCTGAGACCCTGATTACAAATGAAGACCTGGAAAAACTCCTGCGGGCGAAACAACAGGCCACGGAGATGCAGGACCCCACCTTTGACGGAATTCTCATGGATACGGTTCGTCTCTGCGACGAACTCGCCGACACGGAAGGCGACGACTGGCCCCTGGAAAACTTCGGGTACATCATCACCCACTTTGACCGTTATGACGCCACCTACATGATCATCAACCAGCTTGCCTTCAACGAAGAAGTGGACCTCACCATAGATAAACTCCGGAGCCTTCTGGGGCATAAAAAAGCCTTCGATGAAACCAACCCCGATCTTTTTCACGGGCTTTTCATCCGGACCGTCCTTCAAAACCGTTATCTCACACGCTTCGGACGAAAAAAGATACAGATCTTGGACAAAGGCTTAAAGGCAATCGAAATGGGCGAGAAGACCCTGGCGGACGTGATTGAGGAGATCAGGAACATCAGGGATCAGGAAAACTTCTATTTGAAGATCTATGAACGTGTACGAAAACGGATACGCGAAGTCTATACCAAGATCCATTCCCGGCAGGAACGGGATGCCATCCGGAAACAACTCTTCACGGAGTTGATGATCGATCTGGAGATCAATAAAAACCTTCTCGACCTCCTCCTGAATCAGGCCATTTTGAATATCAACAAGGAAATCTATTATACGGAAAAACTGCTGCCCCGGATTCTCCGGGAGGGAAACCATGATCTTCGGCGGGACTTTTTCGAAAACAGCGGCATAGACCGGTTCACCCTGGAGGAACTGGAACGGGACTACTACGAAAGAAACAGGATCTCCCCCATGGAGTTGAGCCTCTTCCAGTCATCTTCGGCTTAACGAAAATTCGACGGGTTGGAAAATCCGCTTGCTTTTTACCAAAATTTTCTGTATAAATGGCTCACCTGAAGGAGATCCCTCAGGAAATTTCACTTCAACCCACAACATGATCAACGCGGGATGAGACATGAGAAGTCTGAACAGAGTTCAACTGATCGGCAGGCTGGGGAAAAATCCGGAGGTGCGTTATACATCCAACGGATCTTCCGTCGCAAATTTCACCATGGCCACGAACGAATCATGGATCGGCAAGGACGGCCAGAAGAACGAGCGGACCGAATGGCACAACATCGTTGCCTGGGGAAAATTAGGCGAAATCTGCGGGGAATACCTCACCAAAGGAAAGCAGATCTATATTGAAGGCCGATTGACGACCCGCTCCTGGGAAGACCGGGACGGGAAAAAACGATATACAACGGAAGTCAAGGCAGACAACATGATTATGCTCGGAGGACCCGGTGCATCGCCAGGCGCCTCACACACATCCCCGGAGAACGATTCCACGATTGAAGATGATATCCCGTTTTAGACATCCTCGGAAGGGACTAGGCCTACCTTTTACATCCAGACCGAAAAATCAGGTAATCAATAAATTTAAGCTGGAATTGCGGCTTATTACCTTTATTTATCCTTTACGTCCCTGATTTCCTTTTATTATTGAATTTTCAGGCAGAAATTGCTATATTGGTGTGTGATGATAGTTAAGACACAAAGAACAATGAGAGCTTCTTCTCCCCCCGGCAGCCGGAGTATATGGATTGGCGGCACACTACTGTCCCTGCTCCTTTTTCTGGCCAATTATCTTGTATTCCAGAACCTGATACAAGGACCGGCCTTTTTCCATCCGGAAGCGGGGAGATACACGGTCAGCACCATCGCCCTCCTCATCCCTCAACACCAGACCGCCTTGTCCCATGAGTCCCTTTCGGGAATCAAGAAACGGGAGCATATCCGAACACTTGTTTTTCAGAATTTCAGGGGAATCTCACTAAAAGAACGAACGGAACTCTTTGATGTAATCTACAATCAGAGCCAGGCCATGGAGATCGACCCCTATCTTACCCTCTCCATTATCGCCACGGAAAGTTCCTTCCGCCGCAAGGCCATTTCCTGGGCCGGAGCCTACGGACTGATGCAGATCAAACCGATCACGGCGGAGGAAGTCGCAGACGATCTGGGCATCCCCTGGGAAGGAGAAAAGACCCTCTTCGACCCTGTCGTCAATATCACTCTCGGGTTGAAATACCTCTCTAATCTCAAGAAGAGATTCGGCAATATGAACGACGCTCTGACCGCCTACAATTACGGCCCGCAGTACGTTGTCAGTTGCCTAAGAAAGGACAAGAAACTACCGAATAACTATGTGGCGAAAATTGAGGAACATCTGAAAAGATACGGATTAAACCACCACAGCCTGCTTCAGCACAACGAACCGGTCTGAAACCCTGCCTTCCCGCGATCCTTTAAACCTTGATGAAGTCGTAAAAAGTCATTTCCCGGATACCGTTCATGGTTCGACAAGCTACCGAGCATGTGGTTCGGCAAGCTCACCATGCTCGGAAGCCGGTCGAACCACACGAACGGAATATCAATAACTTACATCGTTCGCCCTGAGTACGCCTGTCCTGAGCCAGCCGAAGGGTCGAAGGGCTTCGTGACTTTTTACGAGACCATCAATCTTCAGTCCTTGCCAATGGTAGTCGTACTGCAAGAGGAGCAGGAATCCTTGCTCTTCCCTTTTTTATCACAAACCGTTGAACTCTCTTTCTTGGGAGCGGACCCGTTCCCGTTGGCATATCCGTCTGAGTACCAACCGCCCCCTTTCAAAGAAAAGGACGTAAAGGAAATCAGACGATGCACGGAACCTGCACACTGCTTACAAATCGTTAAAGGTTCGTCGTCCATCCCCTGGGACACTTCGAATTCCGCACCGCAATCATTGCATCTGTATTCATAAATCGGCATTACAAGAACCTCCTGAGTCTTTATCATACTATAA is a window encoding:
- a CDS encoding HlyC/CorC family transporter translates to MDESHPLYYLLLIGVLLLLSAFFSGSETALMSFRKMRLKHLVREGNKKAALVEQLLKDTDRLLGTLLVGNNLVNVAASVLTGALTAQVLEPRFGKETALFSATVIMTFLLLIFAEITPKTYAAHHSERVSFGAARPIRFLEWLLAPLVSLVTRISKFLLHAIFRSQPMKVRISPEEIRSIIAYGAEEGVLAKEKGEMLHGIFDISKTIVREVMVPRPDIIAIDIEESIGEILQKVVQYGHSRYPVYQDQIDKIIGFLFVKDLLPFWSKPEALQLHTILRPPSFVPETKRVDQLIEEFRKEKRQISIVADEYGSVAGLVSMEDLLEEITGEIQDEYDLEQSKFERLSNGSWLLDGSLPLDEVYEITNIKLPEGEYETIAGFLLDIFGKIPREGEEISYREYLISAYKMSRHRIVKIKFKPID
- a CDS encoding phospholipase, producing MRKGLFIFLCLLLLPIRAFGLTAASSRPEDPRILLNGEYYDALQEALGQARREIVLSFFLFKISGHGKNRTARIEKSLKAAVRRGVRVVVLLERSKYRDITDTNEKTAGQLKRGGITVFFDSPKQITHTKVAIIDRTILFLGSHNLTESALRFNNEVSIRLHSRKAAHRLLQYLDRIHPGILAPLRKPSRESPYETPGRNSSLQGFGCRIK
- a CDS encoding TIGR04442 family protein, yielding MIHDIRLHGVLSDEIEYFTTIAGDDISHRYFFEENTDPDSGPSIRFFSHGNELILTRRGIRHQGNGGSFCEYMFGGDQPKEDLMRKEVLNRLLMYGAVTSDNGGGIRFLPKHHGFDDYRKIFFEGNAISNYFFFVFFQDIHDFREQQETILRTIGKRLKRSPFVRRGDDLNLIHELLAEMNHPRSLFFLIRVLNKYHQAFYELYSELYLKNKSISDGDAERLQALATHYRINQFDQERMKIDVIYKHRENKRIIDEYKDVLIEGEENQAISNSQRARLIRLRTLCVRNNIPIILPNILDDLLLKNRKVLEADEPKYIQETREVFEGLFIREGNPETLITNEDLEKLLRAKQQATEMQDPTFDGILMDTVRLCDELADTEGDDWPLENFGYIITHFDRYDATYMIINQLAFNEEVDLTIDKLRSLLGHKKAFDETNPDLFHGLFIRTVLQNRYLTRFGRKKIQILDKGLKAIEMGEKTLADVIEEIRNIRDQENFYLKIYERVRKRIREVYTKIHSRQERDAIRKQLFTELMIDLEINKNLLDLLLNQAILNINKEIYYTEKLLPRILREGNHDLRRDFFENSGIDRFTLEELERDYYERNRISPMELSLFQSSSA
- a CDS encoding single-stranded DNA-binding protein, with the protein product MRSLNRVQLIGRLGKNPEVRYTSNGSSVANFTMATNESWIGKDGQKNERTEWHNIVAWGKLGEICGEYLTKGKQIYIEGRLTTRSWEDRDGKKRYTTEVKADNMIMLGGPGASPGASHTSPENDSTIEDDIPF
- a CDS encoding lytic transglycosylase domain-containing protein gives rise to the protein MRASSPPGSRSIWIGGTLLSLLLFLANYLVFQNLIQGPAFFHPEAGRYTVSTIALLIPQHQTALSHESLSGIKKREHIRTLVFQNFRGISLKERTELFDVIYNQSQAMEIDPYLTLSIIATESSFRRKAISWAGAYGLMQIKPITAEEVADDLGIPWEGEKTLFDPVVNITLGLKYLSNLKKRFGNMNDALTAYNYGPQYVVSCLRKDKKLPNNYVAKIEEHLKRYGLNHHSLLQHNEPV
- a CDS encoding zinc ribbon domain-containing protein, encoding MPIYEYRCNDCGAEFEVSQGMDDEPLTICKQCAGSVHRLISFTSFSLKGGGWYSDGYANGNGSAPKKESSTVCDKKGKSKDSCSSCSTTTIGKD